In one Lolium rigidum isolate FL_2022 chromosome 3, APGP_CSIRO_Lrig_0.1, whole genome shotgun sequence genomic region, the following are encoded:
- the LOC124695511 gene encoding E3 ubiquitin-protein ligase EL5-like — protein MGGGGIAPVSSPSPASGSPANSRATSAVAAVSVALILLYLFWRFVWQSKKHARTNDSLAAASSTAPPPEVCGASVDAERGENGKTPLPVFVHAATSAAEGAEEKAECAVCLVEFAHGEAGRLVPGCGHGFHAACIEPWLRVRSTCPLCRAAVVEEEERSAGPAPRLERS, from the coding sequence atgggcggcGGTGGCATTGCTCCGGTCTCCTCGCCGTCGCCAGCCTCGGGTAGCCCGGCCAACAGCCGCGCCACGTCGGCTGTCGCGGCCGTCAGCGTCGCCCTCATCCTGCTCTACCTCTTCTGGCGCTTCGTATGGCAGTCCAAGAAACACGCGCGGACGAACGACAgcctcgccgccgcctcgtcgacgGCTCCACCGCCGGAGGTTTGCGGAGCGAGCGTCGACGCGGAGCGCGGCGAGAACGGGAAGACCCCGCTGCCGGTGTTCGTGCACGCGGCCACGTCGGCGGCTGAGGGTGCGGAGGAGAAGGCGGAGTGCGCTGTGTGCCTGGTGGAGTTCGCGCACGGCGAGGCCGGACGGCTGGTGCCGGGCTGCGGCCACGGGTTCCACGCCGCGTGCATCGAGCCGTGGCTGCGGGTGAGGTCGACGTGCCCGCTCTGCCGCGCTGCGGTGGTGGAAGAGGAAGAGCGGAGCGCCGGGCCTGCTCCAAGGTTGGAGCGCAGCTGA